A stretch of Tripterygium wilfordii isolate XIE 37 chromosome 11, ASM1340144v1, whole genome shotgun sequence DNA encodes these proteins:
- the LOC120009839 gene encoding probable protein phosphatase 2C 5, translating to MSQAEVSRMKPPLVPLATLIGREMRNEKVEKPFIKFGQAGLAKKGEDYFLIKVDCQRIPGNPSTSFSVFAILDGHNGISAAIFVKENLLSNVLSAIPQGISREKWLQALPRALVAGFVKTDIEFQQKGETSGTTVTFVVIDGWTVTVASVGDSRCILDTQGGVVSLLTVDHRLEENAEERERVTASGGEVGRLNVFGGSEVGPLRCWPGGLCLSRSIGDPDVGEFIVPIPHVKQVKLSNAGGRLIIASDGIWDTLSSDVAAKSCRGLPAELAAKLVVKEALRSRGLKDDTTCLVVDIIPSDYLVLPATPRKKQNVFSSLIFGKRPQKSLNKTNKMSAVGVVEELFEEGSAILVERLGNDFPSNENSGLLRCAVCQVDQAPAEGLPVNSGTFFSPPPKAWEGPYLCTNCQKKKDAMEGKRARPGVTS from the exons ATGAGCCAGGCTGAAGTATCAAGGATGAAGCCTCCTCTTGTTCCGCTTGCGACCTTGATCGGTCGTGAGATGAGAAATGAGAAGGTTGAAAAACCTTTCATTAAATTTGGACAGGCTGGTTTGGCGAAGAAAGGAGAGGATTACTTTTTGATCAAAGTTGACTGTCAGAGGATTCCAGGCAACCCTTCCACTTCATTTTCTGTCTTTGCG ATTCTTGATGGTCATAATGGTATATCGGCTGCTATCTTTGTGAAGGAGAATTTACTTAGTAATGTCTTGAGTGCCATTCCCCAGGGCATTAGTAGGGAAAAATGGCTTCAAGCTCTACCTCGGGCACTAGTTGCGGGTTTTGTCAAAACTGATATAGAGTTTCAGCAAAAAG GGGAAACTTCTGGGACAACAGTGACGTTTGTTGTGATTGATGGGTGGACTGTAACTGTTGCTTCTGTGGGGGATTCTCGATGCATATTGGACACACAGGGTGGTGTGGTTTCTCTTTTGACTGTTGATCACAGACTAGAAGAGAATGCAGAAGAGAGGGAACGTGTCACTGCTAGTGGGGGTGAAGTAGGAAGGCTCAATGTTTTTGGGGGCAGTGAG GTTGGCCCTCTCCGGTGCTGGCCTGGTGGATTATGCCTTTCAAGGTCAATTGGTGACCCGGACGTGGGAGAGTTCATTGTTCCAATACCACATGTTAAACAAGTAAAG CTTTCAAATGCTGGAGGAAGGCTTATTATTGCTTCAGATGGCATCTGGGATACTCTATCCTCTGATGTGGCTGCCAAGTCTTGTCGGGGTTTACCTGCTGAGCTTGCTGCAAAGCTGGTAGTTAAG GAGGCTCTAAGATCAAGGGGCCTGAAGGATGATACAACCTGCCTGGTTGTTGACATAATACCATCTGATTATCTTGTTTTACCTGCGACACCGAGGAAAAAACAGAATGTGTTTAGTTCACTTATTTTTGGGAAAAGGCCTCAGAAATctttaaataaaacaaataagatGTCTGCGGTTGGTGTCGTGGAGGAGCTGTTTGAGGAGGGCTCCGCCATTCTTGTGGAAAG GCTGGGTAATGATTTTCCTTCAAATGAAAATTCTGGATTATTGAGATGTGCAGTCTGTCAGGTGGATCAAGCCCCAGCTGAAGGTTTGCCAGTGAACTCTGGTACATTTTTTTCACCTCCGCCAAAGGCATGGGAAGGTCCGTACTTGTGCACAAACTGTCAAAAAAAGAAGGATGCCATGGAAGGAAAAAGGGCCAGACCTGGAGTGACCTCGTAG